From the Perognathus longimembris pacificus isolate PPM17 chromosome 9, ASM2315922v1, whole genome shotgun sequence genome, one window contains:
- the Rsph3 gene encoding radial spoke head protein 3 homolog produces MPAPHRECPVRRRTREPGARGRDQRPEVPFTAAADRKLREGGTSGAPPGCWATGEDAADRLRVPGSPPSGAPASGAAGLPHPAPPPLFAPRHPCPWHYLRLPGSLESLAPSCRQAKLHRKSGSSAPDMATAPAMAGRTPGELGGGTGTGTYTFTSRPRAVPCQRRRYREDPLQPHEEPVHYGNIMYDRRVIRGNTYALPTGPMPGQPDLLDLHKQQVARRKALARKRAQERLRPRTPEPVEGRKHVDVQTELYLEELADRIIEVDMECQTDAFLDRPPTPLFIPAKTGKDVATQILEGELFDFDLEVKPMLEVLVGKTIEQALLEVMEEEELANLRANQCTYEEMQNLELAEVQRLEEQERRHREEKERRKQQQWDIIHKHNETAQKISARVFAQRYLEDLLPSVFGSLRDSGYFHDPVERDIEVGFLPWLMYEVEKTMEYNMVGRTVLDMMIREVVKKRLDKYERRPQERRPGRPGAFRPPGPSSDRDLEQRAPYGRAPPPQERRFLGRDE; encoded by the exons ATGCCCGCTCCCCACCGGGAGTGCCCAGTGCGCAGGCGCACCAGGGAGCCCGGAGCGAGGGGGCGGGATCAAAGGCCGGAAGTGCCCTTCACGGCTGCCGCCGACCGGAAGCTGcgggagggcgggacttccggcgCGCCCCCGGGTTGCTGGGCAACCGGCGAGGACGCCGCCGACAGGCTCCGGGTTCCCGGGAGCCCGCCGAGTGGAGCTCCGGCCTCCGGCGCCGCCGGCCTCCCTcaccccgcgccgccgcccctcTTCGCCCCGCGGCATCCGTGCCCTTGGCACTACCTCCGCCTCCCCGGCTCCCTAGAGTCCTTAGCGCCCTCCTGCCGCCAAGCCAAGCTCCACCGGAAGTCGGGCAGCTCGGCCCCCGACATGGCCACGGCCCCCGCGATGGCGGGCCGCACCCCGGGGGAGCTGGGCGGCGGCACCGGCACCGGCACCTACACCTTCACCAGCCGGCCCCGGGCCGTGCCCTGCCAGCGCCGCCGGTACCGGGAGGACCCGCTGCAGCC TCATGAGGAACCTGTGCATTATGGGAACATAATGTATGACAGAAGGGTGATCCGaggcaacacctacgccctgcccaCAGGGCCCATG CCAGGACAGCCCGATCTATTAGACCTTCATAAACAGCAGGTGGCACGGAGGAAGGCTCTTGCCAGAAAACGAGCCCAAGAACGGCTCCGGCCACGAACTCCGGAGCctgtggaaggcagaaagcatgtgGACGTGCAGACAG AACTGTACCTCGAAGAACTTGCTGACCGCATAATCGAAGTTGAtatggaatgccagacagatgcGTTTTTGGACAGACCGCCAACACCACTCTTCATTCCTGCCAAAACCGGTAAAGATGTAGCCACCCAAATACTAGAAGGAGAG CTCTTTGACTTTGATCTTGAAGTGAAGCCCATGTTAGAAGTTCTGGTCGGGAAGACAATTGAGCAGGCCCTTCTGGaagtgatggaggaggaggagctggccaACCTGCGGGCCAATCAGTGCACGTACGAGGAAATGCAGAATTTGGAGCTGGCTGAAGTCCAGCGGCTAGAAGAGCAAGAGAGACGGCACCGCGAAGAGAAG GAGCGCCGCAAGCAGCAGCAGTGGGACATCATCCACAAGCACAACGAGACGGCACAGAAGATCTCCGCCCGGGTGTTTGCGCAGCGCTACCTGGAAGACCTCCTGCCCTCCGTCTTTGGCAGTCTCCGGGACAGTGGCTACTTTCATGACCCCGTTGAAAGAG ATATTGAGGTAGGATTCCTCCCGTGGCTGATGTATGAAGTTGAAAAAACCATGGAGTACAACATGGTGGGCCGAACAGTGCTGGACA TGATGATTCGTGAAGTGGTAAAGAAGCGACTGGATAAGTATGAGCGCAGACCCCAGGAGCGCAGGCCTGGACGCCCCGGGGCCTTTAGACCCCCGGGGCCATCTTCAGACAGAGACCTCGAACAAAGGGCGCCCTATGGCAGAGCCCCACCACCCCAGGAGAGGAGGTTCTTGGGACGGGACGAGTAA